From Alosa sapidissima isolate fAloSap1 chromosome 7, fAloSap1.pri, whole genome shotgun sequence, the proteins below share one genomic window:
- the bcas1 gene encoding breast carcinoma-amplified sequence 1 isoform X1, with amino-acid sequence MGNEMSSHKKKGRKGKVQNGDLNGHAVNASSDDMTETVTTTEVTVEASQCPALAVTTNADPSPVVEATGAGETDGVQEQSQEQSVDKAAAEQTDDAVCVIEESKSPGENKSNFFNKLFNKKSDTKPVEVDVETHSEEVVSADQVDAEEVTNNLQSAATEYSSKTGNFEEPVDIKDSTELELPERESLHSSPAVTEQNQSEDNPVMNFFKTLVTPTKTPKEAAASSDVSKDQSQKETAATTAPANVQEVEAKGKMAPPPPPEPLKMEGKTEPTAKKEESQPAPKEIEAGAKPKSAKESAFSKLFRPKVLLGLKASKAVPRGTSASAKPATVVNAVEETAAPVEVETDASKAATLEACAKLEPAPAVKQEEEKAEKKPSTFASFFKPKVLLDQVTSKIQAVASTSRIRGAAKSAGPAAEPTKDSPAVAANPEPPQAPKAKEEVRAAPPSAPPTPPAPPLDKSVESAENPSPTVPRREKRNSIQLFFKNLAQKRHSDAGVQTEAAAPSTAEKSK; translated from the exons ATGGGTAATGAAATGTCATCTCATAAAAAGAAAGGACGAAAG GGTAAGGTTCAAAATGGTGATCTTAATGGCCATGCTGTCAATGCATCCTCCGACGACATGACTGAAACAG tgaccACCACTGAGGTAACTGTTGAGGCCTCTCAGTGCCCTGCCTTGGCTGTCACAACAAATGCAGATCCTTCTCCTGTAGTGGAGGCCACAGGTGCTGGCGAGACTGATGGAGTTCAGGAGCAATCCCAGGAGCAATCCGTTGACAAAGCTGCAGCAGAACAAACCGATGATGCTGTATGCGTCATTGAAGAATCAAAGTCACCTGGTGAAAATAAGTCCAACTTTTTCAACAAGCTTTTCAACAAAAAGAGTGACACAAAGCCTGTGGAGGTTGACGTGGAAACCCATTCAGAAGAAGTTGTCTCAGCTGACCAAGTTGATGCCGAGGAGGTAACCAACAACCTACAATCT GCTGCCACGGAATACTCATCAAAAACGGGAAACTTTGAA GAGCCTGTGGACATAAAGGACAGCACAGAGCTTGAACTGCCAGAGAGAGAATCTCTCCACTCTAGTCCAGCTGTCACTGAACAGAACCAATCGGAGGATAATCCAGTTATGAACTTTTTTAAAACACTT GTGACTCCAACCAAAACTCCCAAAGAAGCAGCAGCAAGTTCTGATGTTTCGAAAGATCAG TCACAGAAAGAAACTGCAGCAACAACAGCTCCAGCAAAT GTACAGGAAGTGGAGGCAAAAGGAAAGATGGCCCCACCTCCCCCGCCAGAGCCACTGAAGATGGAAGGCAAGACTGAGCCAACAGCTAAGAAAGAGGAGTCACAGCCTGCACCTAAGGAGATAGAGGCAGGCGCCAAACCCAAATCAGCCAAAGAAAGTGCCTTCAGCAAACTCTTCCGTCcaaag GTATTACTAGGCTTGAAGGCCTCTAAGGCAGTGCCCAGGGGAACCAGTGCCTCTGCCAAACCAGCTACAGTGGTAAAT GCAGTTGAGGAGACAGCAGCACCTGTGGAGGTCGAG ACTGATGCTTCCAAGGCGGCCACTCTAGAGGCCTGTGCTAAACTAGAACCTGCCCCAGCAGTCAAACAGGAGGAGGAAAAGGCTGAGAAGAAGCCCTCAACTTTTGCGTCCTTTTTTAAACCTAAA GTATTGCTAGACCAAGTGACCTCTAAGATCCAGGCGGTGGCCTCAACAAGCAGAATTCGTGGTGCTGCTAAGTCAGCTGGACCG GCTGCAGAGCCCACAAAGGACTCTCCTGCTGTGGCTGCCAACCCTGAGCCCCCCCAGGCACCAAAAGCCAAAGAGGAGGTGCGAGCTGCCCCACCCAGTGCTCCGCCTACCCCACCAGCCCCACCACTGGACAAGTCTGTGGAGAGTGCTGAAAATCCATCCCCAACTGTTCCCCGCAGAGAAAAGAGGAACTCCATCCAGCTGTTCTTCAAGAACCTG GCTCAGAAGCGACATTCTGATGCAGGGGTACAAACGGAGGCTGCCGCACCTTCTACAGCTGAGAAGAGCAAATGA
- the bcas1 gene encoding breast carcinoma-amplified sequence 1 isoform X2: protein MGNEMSSHKKKGRKGKVQNGDLNGHAVNASSDDMTETVTTTEVTVEASQCPALAVTTNADPSPVVEATGAGETDGVQEQSQEQSVDKAAAEQTDDAVCVIEESKSPGENKSNFFNKLFNKKSDTKPVEVDVETHSEEVVSADQVDAEEVTNNLQSEPVDIKDSTELELPERESLHSSPAVTEQNQSEDNPVMNFFKTLVTPTKTPKEAAASSDVSKDQSQKETAATTAPANVSVCANVQEVEAKGKMAPPPPPEPLKMEGKTEPTAKKEESQPAPKEIEAGAKPKSAKESAFSKLFRPKVLLGLKASKAVPRGTSASAKPATVVNAVEETAAPVEVETDASKAATLEACAKLEPAPAVKQEEEKAEKKPSTFASFFKPKVLLDQVTSKIQAVASTSRIRGAAKSAGPAAEPTKDSPAVAANPEPPQAPKAKEEVRAAPPSAPPTPPAPPLDKSVESAENPSPTVPRREKRNSIQLFFKNLAQKRHSDAGVQTEAAAPSTAEKSK, encoded by the exons ATGGGTAATGAAATGTCATCTCATAAAAAGAAAGGACGAAAG GGTAAGGTTCAAAATGGTGATCTTAATGGCCATGCTGTCAATGCATCCTCCGACGACATGACTGAAACAG tgaccACCACTGAGGTAACTGTTGAGGCCTCTCAGTGCCCTGCCTTGGCTGTCACAACAAATGCAGATCCTTCTCCTGTAGTGGAGGCCACAGGTGCTGGCGAGACTGATGGAGTTCAGGAGCAATCCCAGGAGCAATCCGTTGACAAAGCTGCAGCAGAACAAACCGATGATGCTGTATGCGTCATTGAAGAATCAAAGTCACCTGGTGAAAATAAGTCCAACTTTTTCAACAAGCTTTTCAACAAAAAGAGTGACACAAAGCCTGTGGAGGTTGACGTGGAAACCCATTCAGAAGAAGTTGTCTCAGCTGACCAAGTTGATGCCGAGGAGGTAACCAACAACCTACAATCT GAGCCTGTGGACATAAAGGACAGCACAGAGCTTGAACTGCCAGAGAGAGAATCTCTCCACTCTAGTCCAGCTGTCACTGAACAGAACCAATCGGAGGATAATCCAGTTATGAACTTTTTTAAAACACTT GTGACTCCAACCAAAACTCCCAAAGAAGCAGCAGCAAGTTCTGATGTTTCGAAAGATCAG TCACAGAAAGAAACTGCAGCAACAACAGCTCCAGCAAATGTGAGTGTCTGTGCAAAT GTACAGGAAGTGGAGGCAAAAGGAAAGATGGCCCCACCTCCCCCGCCAGAGCCACTGAAGATGGAAGGCAAGACTGAGCCAACAGCTAAGAAAGAGGAGTCACAGCCTGCACCTAAGGAGATAGAGGCAGGCGCCAAACCCAAATCAGCCAAAGAAAGTGCCTTCAGCAAACTCTTCCGTCcaaag GTATTACTAGGCTTGAAGGCCTCTAAGGCAGTGCCCAGGGGAACCAGTGCCTCTGCCAAACCAGCTACAGTGGTAAAT GCAGTTGAGGAGACAGCAGCACCTGTGGAGGTCGAG ACTGATGCTTCCAAGGCGGCCACTCTAGAGGCCTGTGCTAAACTAGAACCTGCCCCAGCAGTCAAACAGGAGGAGGAAAAGGCTGAGAAGAAGCCCTCAACTTTTGCGTCCTTTTTTAAACCTAAA GTATTGCTAGACCAAGTGACCTCTAAGATCCAGGCGGTGGCCTCAACAAGCAGAATTCGTGGTGCTGCTAAGTCAGCTGGACCG GCTGCAGAGCCCACAAAGGACTCTCCTGCTGTGGCTGCCAACCCTGAGCCCCCCCAGGCACCAAAAGCCAAAGAGGAGGTGCGAGCTGCCCCACCCAGTGCTCCGCCTACCCCACCAGCCCCACCACTGGACAAGTCTGTGGAGAGTGCTGAAAATCCATCCCCAACTGTTCCCCGCAGAGAAAAGAGGAACTCCATCCAGCTGTTCTTCAAGAACCTG GCTCAGAAGCGACATTCTGATGCAGGGGTACAAACGGAGGCTGCCGCACCTTCTACAGCTGAGAAGAGCAAATGA
- the znf217 gene encoding zinc finger protein 217, with the protein MPTHPLIPFMESPDGLGQDFLSSSNASMPGAGSSMTPHASLAQKNDVQPVGATLAVDCMFCEQSFQQQEDLGPHVLSEHPTTLFGPAVLRVEAEFRTPGERPRPRLENVSGPVDLEEAPPSCVVCGQEVVDAAELEIHMKRHKDCYCYCCSICGRRFKEPWFLKNHMRAHGSKARGRTLQDPEGPVTINGVVQDQPLPSGMSSYRLCMICGFFFADMKALTEHSRAHCHKLESGEEGEEGPCEQRPEDGEKTPTCQDAFLRLFQLQPAAQTLEQQRASRGIALNPVNTYQAWQLATKGKIMTGVNVAKELSPDSISDNEDSCSDKEELGRIWGSGQGGREERAGKDGPHGHLKPSGAETPSPEPDQKSLRKDKPTHCQECGKTFRTYHQLVLHSRIHKRERVGAESPTPSLDGKAYSTGSADSTGLDRTEEYAEDVCENGNPELLSDKKDEKLKLKILAPSRTCTYCSKTFRSNYYLNIHLRTHTGEKPYKCEYCDYAAAQKTSLRYHLDRRHRDKPYTEIPNIPVSSTTPTPITKEKEPSYRSFSPSVPSAVEAKPDTRDGLCQRSTMASCSSVPQAKAEPADRVSKVITALKSGDKDEEPLKAEGGEEWGSPLDLSVKVSVSVASASELCSQLPTNTCLSCPFSSLYPEVLLMHRKLVHKEKLEQSKRHAGRGSGTALKLKRHTGCPPALEGRDVSPLITVDRKHPRRTSSPPPLPAQPPKAVGKSQPFLNKAFHSLPKCSSLKKPELDRQGTRLIVPHPSHVSGKLDLGPTESSSVAGNKQVAMLLDWDRGASQRGSALSSVQGSVVWPSDAVRLCLSSRFARLPQRDYDEPVTKRLKQCDSAFDLPGARRPLEEHSHHLPPDLARVSVLPQGNVASAAGQGNKMAPSVGTAPRDSDRSVISLLRSYSPSDLASVYRSSPSDLASVYRSNPSPANPHGTVGRSLLYPQYSGSLLQRPEPPQAGRQEPKHSRPSEKNS; encoded by the exons ATGCCTACTCACCCACTAATCCCATTTATGGAGAGTCCTGACGGACTAGGACAGGACTTTCTCAGCAGCAGCAATGCCAGTATGCCTGGTGCCGGCTCCAGCATGACACCCCATGCCAGTCTTGCACAGAAAAATGATGTCCAGCCAGTAGGCGCCACCCTAGCAGTGGACTGTATGTTTTGTGAACAAAGCTTTCAGCAGCAGGAAGACTTGGGACCACATGTATTGTCCGAGCACCCTACCACACTGTTTGGCCCAGCTGTTTTACGGGTGGAGGCAGAGTTCCGAACCCCTGGCGAACGGCCACGTCCCAGACTAGAAAATGTCAGCGGCCCAGTTGATCTCGAGGAGGCGCCACCtagctgtgtggtgtgtggacaGGAAGTGGTAGATGCAGCTGAGCTGGAGATTCATATGAAGCGCCATAAggactgctactgctactgttgTTCAATATGTGGCCGTCGCTTCAAGGAGCCCTGGTTCCTCAAGAACCATATGCGTGCACATGGCAGTAAGGCTCGTGGCCGAACCCTCCAAGACCCTGAGGGTCCAGTCACTATCAATGGGGTTGTGCAGGACCAACCCCTGCCCAGTGGGATGTCAAGCTACCGGTTGTGCATGATCTGTGGATTTTTCTTTGCTGACATGAAGGCACTTACTGAACATAGCCGAGCACATTGCCACAAGTTAGAGTCTGGTGAAGAAGGGGAGGAAGGGCCGTGTGAACAGCGTCCAGAAGATGGCGAAAAGACCCCTACCTGCCAAGATGCATTCCTGAGGCTGTTccagctgcagccagcagctcaGACCTTAGAGCAACAGAGGGCCAGCCGTGGAATTGCCCTCAACCCTGTCAACACCTACCAGGCCTGGCAGCTGGCCACCAAGGGGAAAATTATGACCGGAGTCAACGTGGCTAAAGAGCTCAGCCCGGACTCCATATCCGACAATGAGGATTCCTGCTCGGACAAGGAGGAGCTCGGCCGAATATGGGGCTCTGGACaaggtgggagagaggagagagctggGAAAGATGGCCCTCACGGCCACCTCAAACCCAGCGGAGCGGAGACGCCTTCTCCAGAGCCAGACCAGAAAAGCCTGAGGAAAGACAAGCCCACACACTGCCAGGAGTGTGGAAAGACTTTCCGCACTTACCACCAGCTGGTGTTGCACTCTCGCATCCACAAGAGAGAGCGGGTCGGAGCCGAGAGCCCCACCCCTTCATTGGATGGGAAGGCCTATAGCACTGGCTCAGCTGACAGCACAGGACTGGACAGAACGGAGGAGTATGCAGAAGATGTCTGTGAGAACGGCAATCCAGAGCTCCTTTCAG ATAAAAAAGACGAGAAGTTGAAGCTGAAGATTCTTGCACCGTCACGTACATGCACGTATTGCAGCAAGACCTTTCGCTCCAACTATTACCTCAATATTCATCTCAGGACACATACAG GTGAGAAGCCATATAAATGTGAGTACTGTGATTATGCAGCGGCACAGAAGACCTCCCTGAGGTACCATCTCGACCGCCGCCACAGGGACAAGCCTTACACTGAGATCCCAAACATCCCTGTGTCCTCCACTACCCCCACACCCATTACCAAGGAGAAGGAGCCCTCCTACAGGTCCTTCTCCCCTAGTGTTCCCAGCGCTGTGGAGGCTAAGCCTGACACCAGGGATGGCCTGTGTCAACGAAGCACCATGGCCAGCTGCAGCTCAGTGCCACAAGCAAAGGCCGAGCCAGCAGATAGGGTGTCAAAGGTCATCACAGCCTTGAAGTCTGGAGACAAAGATGAGGAACCCCTGAAGGCTGAAGGTGGTGAGGAGTGGGGATCCCCTCTGGACTTGTCTGTGAAAGTGTCTGTGTCGGTAGCGTCTGCCTCTGAGCTTTGCAGCCAGCTGCCCACCAACACCTGCCTGTCCTGCCCCTTCAGCTCCCTCTACCCGGAGGTCCTTCTGATGCACCGGAAGCTGGTCCACAAAGAGAAGCTGGAGCAGAGCAAGCGGCATGCGGGCAGAGGCTCTGGCACTGCCCTAAAACTGAAACGTCACACAGGATGCCCCCCGGCTCTTGAGGGAAGAGATGTGAGCCCTCTGATCACCGTGGACCGCAAGCACCCTCGGAGGACCTCATCTCCGCCACCCCTTCCAGCTCAGCCTCCAAAAGCTGTTGGGAAGAGCCAGCCCTTTCTTAACAAAGCCTTTCATTCTCTGCCTAAATGCTCCTCTCTTAAAAAGCCAGAACTGGACAGACAAGGCACCAGGTTGATCGTTCCGCATCCCAGCCATGTGTCCGGTAAACTGGATCTGGGGCCCACTGAATCATCCTCTGTGGCTGGCAATAAGCAAGTTGCGATGCTACTGGATTGGGACAGAGGTGCGAGTCAAAGGGGAAGTGCACTGTCTTCGGTTCAAGGCAGTGTGGTGTGGCCTTCTGACGCAGTGCGCCTCTGCCTGTCCAGCAGGTTTGCACGGCTTCCACAGAGAGACTATGACGAGCCTGTCACCAAGCGACTTAAGCAGTGTGACTCTGCGTTCGATCTGCCTGGAGCCAGACGGCCACTAGAGGAGCACTCTCATCACCTGCCCCCAGACCTGGCCAGGGTCAGCGTGCTGCCACAGGGCAACGTAGCCTCCGCCGCTGGCCAAGGAAACAAAATGGCCCCCTCTGTGGGCACAGCACCTCGAGACTCGGACAGGAGCGTGATCAGCCTGCTACGCTCCTACAGCCCCAGTGACCTGGCCTCAGTGTATCGTAGCAGCCCCAGTGACCTGGCCTCAGTGTATCGTAGCAACCCCAGCCCTGCTAACCCACATGGCACAG TGGGCAGATCCTTGCTGTACCCTCAGTACTCTGGTAGCCTGCTGCAGAGGCCAGAGCCTCCCCAGGCAGGCCGACAGGAGCCCAAACACAGCCGACCCTCAGAGAAGAACTCCTAG